One genomic segment of Candidatus Brocadiaceae bacterium includes these proteins:
- a CDS encoding NAD(P)-dependent oxidoreductase — MANDLKNILVTGGAGYLGSILIPELLKSGHKVTVLDNFMFGQNSLLECCANENFAIVRGDARDKEVLRPLLGKVDFIIPLAALVGAPLCSRDKVGTITTIRDAANSLTKLASKEQGIIIPTTNSGYGIGQKDVYCTEETPLNPITLYGRLKVEAESIVLERKNAISFRLATVFGMSPRMRIDLLVNDFTYRAVKDRFVVIFEGHFKRNYIHIRDVARAFIHALDNFETMKNEPYNVGLSDANLSKLELCAKIKEQAPDFVYLESPIGKDPDKRDYIVSNEKIEKTGFKPIHSLEMGIRELIKGYTIISNSKYSNV, encoded by the coding sequence ATGGCAAATGACTTGAAAAATATTTTAGTCACTGGCGGCGCTGGATATTTAGGTTCCATACTGATTCCTGAATTATTAAAATCAGGACACAAAGTGACCGTCTTGGACAACTTTATGTTCGGGCAAAACTCCTTGCTCGAATGTTGCGCTAACGAAAATTTTGCCATCGTCAGGGGAGACGCACGGGATAAAGAGGTTTTACGACCGCTTCTCGGAAAGGTTGATTTTATTATTCCTTTGGCGGCATTAGTGGGCGCGCCACTGTGCAGCAGAGACAAAGTAGGAACAATAACGACCATCAGGGATGCGGCAAATTCGCTGACAAAGCTTGCATCTAAAGAACAGGGAATAATCATACCGACAACAAACAGTGGCTATGGCATTGGACAAAAAGATGTGTACTGCACGGAAGAAACCCCCTTAAATCCAATTACCCTGTATGGAAGGTTAAAAGTAGAAGCGGAATCAATTGTGCTGGAAAGGAAAAATGCTATAAGCTTCCGATTGGCTACTGTTTTTGGCATGTCGCCGAGAATGCGGATTGATTTATTAGTAAATGATTTTACCTACAGGGCCGTGAAAGATAGATTTGTCGTGATTTTTGAAGGGCATTTTAAACGAAATTATATCCACATTCGCGATGTCGCCAGGGCATTCATCCATGCCTTAGACAATTTTGAAACGATGAAAAACGAGCCCTACAATGTAGGGTTGTCAGACGCCAATCTTTCAAAGCTCGAATTATGCGCAAAAATAAAGGAACAGGCGCCTGATTTTGTATATTTGGAATCTCCTATCGGGAAAGATCCCGACAAAAGGGATTACATCGTTTCCAACGAAAAAATAGAAAAAACCGGATTTAAACCTATCCATTCACTTGAAATGGGCATCCGGGAGCTCATTAAGGGCTACACAATTATTTCTAACAGTAAATATTCAAATGTATAA
- a CDS encoding GDP-L-fucose synthase, with amino-acid sequence MRIQDKIFVAGHKGMVGSAIVRLLKKRGFNNLLLRARDELDLRDAVSVNEFFERERPAVVILAAGRVGGILANSTYPADFLYENLAIQNNVIHLSHKYGSGKFCFLGSSCIYPRECPQPMKEEYLMTGPLEPTNEGYALAKIAGLKMVEFYRRQYGFCGISVMPCNLYGTNDSFDPHESHVLSALVKRFVDAVDAGLDEISLWGTGSARREFMHVDDAAGAIMYLIEQYDSPQLMNIGSGEDISIKDLASLVALRVGFTGKISWDASKPDGMPRKLLDVSRMKALGFAPEITLEEGIKKTIEEYRILKDDDKQK; translated from the coding sequence ATGCGCATCCAAGATAAAATATTTGTGGCGGGTCATAAGGGCATGGTTGGCTCTGCCATTGTTCGTTTACTGAAAAAACGCGGGTTCAATAATTTGCTTTTACGCGCCAGAGATGAGTTGGATTTAAGAGATGCCGTGTCAGTAAATGAATTCTTTGAGAGGGAAAGACCTGCTGTCGTCATTCTGGCGGCGGGACGTGTAGGGGGTATTCTGGCCAATTCCACCTATCCCGCTGATTTCCTTTATGAGAACCTTGCCATACAAAATAATGTTATTCATTTATCTCATAAATATGGATCGGGAAAATTTTGTTTTCTGGGCAGCTCGTGTATATATCCGAGAGAATGCCCTCAGCCTATGAAAGAAGAATATTTAATGACCGGACCGCTTGAACCAACGAACGAGGGATATGCCCTTGCAAAAATTGCGGGGCTTAAAATGGTAGAATTTTACCGGCGACAATATGGCTTTTGCGGAATCAGCGTAATGCCGTGTAATTTGTATGGCACAAACGACTCCTTTGATCCTCATGAATCGCATGTGCTTTCCGCCTTGGTAAAAAGGTTTGTTGACGCAGTCGATGCAGGCTTAGATGAAATTTCCCTATGGGGCACGGGCAGTGCAAGAAGGGAATTTATGCACGTTGATGATGCCGCCGGCGCTATTATGTATTTAATAGAACAGTATGATTCGCCGCAGTTGATGAATATAGGCTCAGGAGAGGATATTTCCATAAAAGATTTGGCTTCATTGGTTGCACTGAGGGTCGGATTTACAGGTAAAATCAGCTGGGATGCCTCAAAGCCTGACGGGATGCCTCGCAAGCTCCTGGATGTTTCCCGAATGAAGGCCTTGGGTTTTGCGCCCGAAATCACCCTGGAAGAAGGCATTAAAAAGACGATAGAAGAGTATAGAATATTGAAAGACGATGATAAACAAAAGTAA
- a CDS encoding nitroreductase family protein: MDVKKAISKRRSIRKFKPDPVPDDLIQQLLESARLAPSGSNTQPWRFIVIKSLETRLKLQAACYNQRHVGNAPVIIACCADIKAFGEFPERVEELIEVGALPEKSREVFVPALKKGGMSADSKWHLLIAATGNTDIAIEHMVLQAVELGLGTCWVRWFEDSRVKAILEIPKDIEIIALLPVGYPAEDPPQRPRFTLEQIAYNEKYGETYTASHQ, translated from the coding sequence ATGGATGTCAAAAAGGCAATAAGCAAACGACGAAGTATTCGGAAGTTTAAGCCGGACCCCGTGCCGGACGATTTGATTCAACAACTCCTGGAGAGCGCGAGGCTGGCTCCGTCCGGCTCGAACACTCAACCATGGCGGTTTATTGTGATAAAAAGCCTGGAGACAAGGCTGAAATTACAGGCCGCCTGCTATAATCAAAGACATGTGGGGAATGCCCCCGTCATTATTGCCTGCTGCGCGGATATCAAGGCATTCGGTGAATTTCCTGAACGGGTGGAAGAACTCATTGAGGTCGGCGCCTTGCCGGAAAAATCCCGTGAGGTCTTTGTGCCTGCATTAAAGAAGGGCGGAATGAGCGCCGATAGCAAATGGCATTTGCTTATTGCCGCCACCGGCAATACCGACATTGCCATTGAACACATGGTCCTGCAGGCGGTGGAACTAGGATTGGGAACGTGCTGGGTGAGATGGTTTGAAGATAGCAGAGTCAAAGCAATACTTGAAATCCCAAAAGACATCGAGATCATCGCTTTGCTTCCTGTCGGTTATCCGGCGGAAGACCCTCCACAAAGACCCCGTTTTACGCTTGAGCAGATTGCCTATAACGAAAAGTACGGTGAAACGTATACCGCTTCTCACCAGTAA